A genomic segment from Hypanus sabinus isolate sHypSab1 chromosome 8, sHypSab1.hap1, whole genome shotgun sequence encodes:
- the LOC132397933 gene encoding ankyrin repeat domain-containing protein 46 isoform X3, whose translation MSYIFINDSSQTGVPLLQACIDGDVAYAKRLLESGFDPNIRDARGRSGLHVAAARGNVDICRLLHKFGADLLATDYQGNTALHLCGHVDSIQFLVSNGLKIDICNHHGATPLVLAKRRGVNKDAIKLLESLEEQEVKGFNRGTHSKLEIMQTAENESEQETQNIILRGWETEHQPLRFSQGIMAKRVQTEEFSNGGFVLKD comes from the exons ATGTCGTATATTTTCATCAACGATTCGAGCCAGACCGGAGTGCCGCTGCTTCAGGCCTGCATCGACGGCGATGTCGCCTACGCCAAGCGACTGCTGGAGAGCGGCTTCGACCCCAACATTCGCGACGCCCGAGGTCGCAGTGGCTTGCATGTGGCCGCCGCCCGGGGCAACGTCGACATCTGCCGCCTGCTGCACAAGTTCGGCGCCGACCTGCTCGCCACCGACTACCAGGGCAACACGGCGCTGCACCTGTGTGGCCACGTCGACTCCATTCAGTTCCTGGTGTCCAACGGCCTCAAGATCGATATCTG CAACCATCATGGTGCTACACCACTTGTATTGGCAAAACGTAGAGGAGTAAACAAAGATGCAATCAAGTTACTGGAGTCACTGGAGGAGCAGGAGGTGAAAGGATTCAATCGTGGAACTCACTCTAAACTAGAGATCATGCAGACTGCAGAAAATGAGAG TGAGCAGGAGACTCAGAACATCATCCTCAGAGGTTGGGAAACAGAACATCAGCCCCTCAG GTTTTCTCAAGGAATTATGGCAAAACGTGTACAGACTGAAGAATTTAGCAATGGTGGCTTCGTGCTTAAAGATTAA
- the LOC132397933 gene encoding ankyrin repeat domain-containing protein 46 isoform X1, translating to MSYIFINDSSQTGVPLLQACIDGDVAYAKRLLESGFDPNIRDARGRSGLHVAAARGNVDICRLLHKFGADLLATDYQGNTALHLCGHVDSIQFLVSNGLKIDICNHHGATPLVLAKRRGVNKDAIKLLESLEEQEVKGFNRGTHSKLEIMQTAENESEQETQNIILRGWETEHQPLSAMESHSLLNPNLQNTEGVLSSFRSTWQEFVDDLGFWRVLLLIIVIALLSLGIAYYVSGVLPFVENQPELVH from the exons ATGTCGTATATTTTCATCAACGATTCGAGCCAGACCGGAGTGCCGCTGCTTCAGGCCTGCATCGACGGCGATGTCGCCTACGCCAAGCGACTGCTGGAGAGCGGCTTCGACCCCAACATTCGCGACGCCCGAGGTCGCAGTGGCTTGCATGTGGCCGCCGCCCGGGGCAACGTCGACATCTGCCGCCTGCTGCACAAGTTCGGCGCCGACCTGCTCGCCACCGACTACCAGGGCAACACGGCGCTGCACCTGTGTGGCCACGTCGACTCCATTCAGTTCCTGGTGTCCAACGGCCTCAAGATCGATATCTG CAACCATCATGGTGCTACACCACTTGTATTGGCAAAACGTAGAGGAGTAAACAAAGATGCAATCAAGTTACTGGAGTCACTGGAGGAGCAGGAGGTGAAAGGATTCAATCGTGGAACTCACTCTAAACTAGAGATCATGCAGACTGCAGAAAATGAGAG TGAGCAGGAGACTCAGAACATCATCCTCAGAGGTTGGGAAACAGAACATCAGCCCCTCAG TGCAATGGAGAGCCACTCACTGCTGAATCCAAATCTGCAGAATACAGAAGGCGTTCTTTCCAGCTTCCGGTCCACCTGGCAGGAGTTTGTGGATGATTTGGGCTTCTGGCGGGTTCTACTACTCATTATTGTCATTGCATTGCTGTCTCTTGGCATTGCCTACTACGTCAGTGGCGTTCTGCCCTTTGTGGAAAACCAGCCTGAACTGGTGCATTAA
- the LOC132397933 gene encoding ankyrin repeat domain-containing protein 46 isoform X2: MSYIFINDSSQTGVPLLQACIDGDVAYAKRLLESGFDPNIRDARGRSGLHVAAARGNVDICRLLHKFGADLLATDYQGNTALHLCGHVDSIQFLVSNGLKIDICNHHGATPLVLAKRRGVNKDAIKLLESLEEQEVKGFNRGTHSKLEIMQTAENESAMESHSLLNPNLQNTEGVLSSFRSTWQEFVDDLGFWRVLLLIIVIALLSLGIAYYVSGVLPFVENQPELVH; this comes from the exons ATGTCGTATATTTTCATCAACGATTCGAGCCAGACCGGAGTGCCGCTGCTTCAGGCCTGCATCGACGGCGATGTCGCCTACGCCAAGCGACTGCTGGAGAGCGGCTTCGACCCCAACATTCGCGACGCCCGAGGTCGCAGTGGCTTGCATGTGGCCGCCGCCCGGGGCAACGTCGACATCTGCCGCCTGCTGCACAAGTTCGGCGCCGACCTGCTCGCCACCGACTACCAGGGCAACACGGCGCTGCACCTGTGTGGCCACGTCGACTCCATTCAGTTCCTGGTGTCCAACGGCCTCAAGATCGATATCTG CAACCATCATGGTGCTACACCACTTGTATTGGCAAAACGTAGAGGAGTAAACAAAGATGCAATCAAGTTACTGGAGTCACTGGAGGAGCAGGAGGTGAAAGGATTCAATCGTGGAACTCACTCTAAACTAGAGATCATGCAGACTGCAGAAAATGAGAG TGCAATGGAGAGCCACTCACTGCTGAATCCAAATCTGCAGAATACAGAAGGCGTTCTTTCCAGCTTCCGGTCCACCTGGCAGGAGTTTGTGGATGATTTGGGCTTCTGGCGGGTTCTACTACTCATTATTGTCATTGCATTGCTGTCTCTTGGCATTGCCTACTACGTCAGTGGCGTTCTGCCCTTTGTGGAAAACCAGCCTGAACTGGTGCATTAA